Proteins from a genomic interval of Scomber japonicus isolate fScoJap1 chromosome 10, fScoJap1.pri, whole genome shotgun sequence:
- the LOC128365733 gene encoding cathepsin S-like — translation MFTGLMLGSLLLVSMCVGAAAMFNSKQLDDHWDLWKTTHGKTYQDEVENTHRRNFWEKNLMLITMHNLEASMGLHSYELGMNFMGDMTQEEIQQFLGGLTPPINLKRAPSPFLGNTGADVPDTIDWRERGRVTSVKNQGRCASCWAFGAVGSLEGQLARTTGKLVDLSPQNLMDCSWEYGNRGCDGGNELKAFQYVIDHGIESVASYPYEGRDGKCLHNPMNSAANCSGYVSLPEGDEEGLKKAVATVGPISVAIAAGQSSFQFYKSGVYDDPNCSQNTNHAVVAVGYGTENGQDYWLVKNSWGTSYGEEGYIRMARNKNQCGIALYPCYPIM, via the exons atgtTTACAGGACTGATGTTGGGGAGCCTGCTCCTTGTCTCCATGTGTGTTGGGGCAGCAGCCATGTTTAACAGCAAACAGCTGGACGACCACTGGGACCTGTGGAAGACAACCCACGGGAAGACATACCAGGATGAG gtggAGAATACACACCGCAGGAACTTTTGGGAGAAGAACCTGATGCTCATCACCATGCACAACCTGGAGGCCTCCATGGGGCTTCACTCCTATGAACTGGGCATGAACTTCATGGGAGACATG ACACAAGAGGAGATCCAGCAGTTCCTTGGTGGGCTCACTCCTCCCATTAACCTCAAGAGGGCGCCATCTCCTTTTCTGGGCAACACAGGCGCTGATGTACCAGACACCATAGACTGGAGAGAGAGGGGCCGTGTCACTAGTGTCAAGAAtcag GGTCGTTGTGCCTCTTGCTGGGCCTTCGGTGCTGTAGGCTCCCTGGAGGGTCAGTTAGCAAGGACAACAGGGAAGCTGGTAGACCTCAGCCCCCAAAACCTGATGGACTGTTCATGGGAATACGGCAACAGGGGCTGCGACGGTGGCAACGAGCTCAAAGCCTTTCAGTACGTCATTGACCACGGCATCGAGTCTGTGGCTTCATACCCCTACGAAGGAAGG GACGGAAAGTGCCTCCACAACCCCATGAACAGTGCTGCCAACTGCTCCGGTTATGTCTCGCTGCCTGAGGGGGACGAGGAGGGGCTGAAGAAGGCAGTTGCCACTGTCGGACCTATTTCAGTGGCGATTGCTGCAGGGCAGTCCTCATTTCAGTTCTACAAGAGTG GAGTGTACGATGACCCGAACTGCAGTCAGAACACGAACCATGCGGTGGTAGCTGTGGGCTACGGCACAGAGAACGGACAAGACTACTGGCTGGTGAAGAACAG CTGGGGAACTAGTTATGGAGAAGAGGGCTATATCCGGATGGCACGCAACAAGAACCAGTGTGGCATCGCTCTGTACCCCTGCTACCCCATCATGTAG